In one window of Allorhodopirellula heiligendammensis DNA:
- the mdh gene encoding malate dehydrogenase codes for MLRRAKITIIGAGNVGATCAHWCAAAELGDIFLLDIPQTEDMPRGKALDLMQASPIMGFDSNIVGTTDYADTAGSDVIVVTAGIPRKPGMSRDDLLATNAKIVTSVAEQIKATSPDAVVIVVSNPLDAMVQQMWKVTGFDHARVIGQAGVLDTARYRTFLAMELGVSIEDISALLMGGHGDTMVPIPSCTSVGGIPVTQLIDSARLDEIVDRTRKGGAEIVALLKTGSAYYAPAAACTQMVEAVVKDKKRVIPVAAYCDSQYGVGGYYVGVPVVMGAGGVEKIIELKLTETESAAFQNSVDAVKSLVSTMDGLLSA; via the coding sequence ATGCTACGTCGCGCTAAGATCACGATTATCGGAGCCGGAAACGTCGGTGCCACTTGTGCCCACTGGTGTGCAGCCGCTGAACTCGGCGACATTTTCCTGCTCGATATCCCGCAAACCGAAGACATGCCGCGAGGCAAAGCACTCGATTTGATGCAGGCGTCGCCCATCATGGGCTTCGATTCCAACATCGTCGGGACAACCGATTACGCTGACACCGCTGGTAGTGACGTGATTGTGGTCACCGCGGGTATCCCTCGCAAACCTGGGATGAGTCGCGACGATTTGTTGGCCACCAATGCCAAGATTGTCACCAGTGTCGCTGAGCAGATCAAAGCGACCAGCCCCGACGCGGTAGTGATCGTGGTCAGCAACCCGCTCGACGCGATGGTCCAGCAAATGTGGAAAGTCACCGGCTTTGATCATGCCCGCGTGATTGGGCAAGCCGGAGTGCTTGATACCGCCCGCTACCGCACGTTTCTGGCAATGGAACTCGGCGTGAGTATCGAAGACATCAGCGCACTGCTGATGGGTGGCCACGGTGACACGATGGTTCCAATTCCTAGCTGCACAAGCGTAGGCGGTATTCCCGTGACGCAGCTGATTGACTCGGCACGGCTTGATGAGATTGTCGATCGCACTCGCAAGGGCGGCGCCGAAATCGTCGCCTTGCTCAAAACCGGCAGCGCTTACTACGCACCTGCGGCCGCTTGCACGCAGATGGTCGAAGCCGTTGTGAAGGACAAGAAACGTGTCATCCCAGTTGCAGCTTACTGCGACTCGCAATATGGCGTGGGCGGCTATTACGTCGGCGTGCCGGTGGTCATGGGTGCGGGTGGTGTCGAGAAAATCATCGAGCTGAAGTTGACTGAAACCGAATCGGCCGCCTTCCAGAACAGTGTCGACGCGGTGAAATCACTGGTCTCGACCATGGACGGGCTGCTCTCGGCCTAA
- the tdh gene encoding L-threonine 3-dehydrogenase, whose protein sequence is MKALVKRERERGLWLEDVPMPEYGINDVLIRVDRTGICGTDVHIYAWDSWAQKTIPVPMVVGHEFVGEIVEVGANVVDFHPGDVVSGEGHVVCGRCRNCMAGRRHLCADTKGIGVNRPGAFAEYIALPMTNVWHHDHAIDRDIAAIFDPYGNAVHTALTFPILGEDVLITGAGPIGCMAAAVVRHAGARHVVVTDVNPWRLELATKLGATRTVDVRSEKLRDVQRELGMREGFDVGLEMSGNASAFRDMISQMGHGGKIAMLGIPAEEIAIDWNTVVFNMLTLKGIYGREMYDTWYKMTVMLQSGLNLSSIITHRFDYHEFEQGFDVMMSGRSGKVILNWNV, encoded by the coding sequence ATGAAAGCACTCGTCAAACGCGAACGCGAACGTGGCTTATGGCTCGAAGACGTACCGATGCCGGAGTATGGTATTAATGATGTGCTGATTCGAGTTGATCGGACAGGCATCTGCGGTACCGACGTTCATATTTACGCGTGGGATAGTTGGGCACAGAAGACGATCCCAGTACCCATGGTAGTGGGGCATGAATTCGTCGGTGAGATTGTGGAGGTTGGCGCCAACGTTGTCGATTTTCATCCCGGCGATGTTGTCAGTGGCGAGGGGCATGTGGTTTGTGGACGCTGTCGAAACTGCATGGCCGGACGCCGGCACCTATGCGCCGACACCAAGGGCATCGGTGTGAACCGCCCTGGTGCATTTGCCGAATACATTGCGTTGCCGATGACGAATGTGTGGCATCATGACCATGCCATCGACCGCGACATCGCGGCAATTTTTGATCCTTATGGCAATGCGGTCCACACCGCATTGACTTTTCCGATTTTGGGCGAGGATGTGCTGATCACTGGTGCCGGACCGATCGGTTGTATGGCGGCCGCCGTCGTCCGGCATGCGGGAGCACGCCACGTTGTGGTGACTGATGTAAACCCCTGGCGGTTAGAACTTGCCACGAAACTGGGGGCAACTCGAACGGTCGACGTACGGAGCGAAAAGCTGCGAGACGTGCAGCGAGAACTCGGCATGCGGGAGGGTTTTGATGTCGGCCTAGAAATGTCTGGCAACGCCAGTGCGTTCCGGGACATGATCTCACAGATGGGACACGGCGGCAAAATAGCAATGCTTGGGATACCGGCGGAAGAGATCGCCATTGACTGGAATACGGTTGTCTTCAATATGCTGACACTGAAAGGTATCTACGGGCGTGAAATGTACGACACGTGGTACAAGATGACGGTGATGTTGCAGAGCGGGTTAAATCTTTCGTCCATTATCACCCACCGTTTTGACTATCACGAATTCGAGCAAGGTTTTGACGTGATGATGTCAGGCCGATCCGGAAAAGTAATCCTCAACTGGAATGTTTAA
- a CDS encoding sirohydrochlorin chelatase: protein MGGPSGVLLVGHGTRDATGTAEFFHLSDRLAEQLASDTVVRPCLLEFQQPTISEAWQSLMRCGVRRVTVAPLLLFSAGHAKGDIPGEVAAAQAVTAASETVRVSYARPISRQAAMIGIVRDRLRETLQNSADTMHAGGRTAIVMVGRGSRDVCASADMQLLSEVAVRGYDAQTQRSLAREFGISSRGLFTTFYAMAEPCLTDTLNAVATSGQFDRIVVQPHLLFAGRLYDAISAQTHRVAVANAAVRFEVSAYLGPSAGVASAIAARIREAQ from the coding sequence TTGGGTGGCCCCAGCGGCGTTCTGTTGGTCGGCCACGGCACGCGAGACGCCACTGGCACTGCTGAATTTTTTCATCTCAGCGATCGCTTAGCCGAACAACTCGCCAGCGACACGGTCGTGCGTCCGTGTCTGCTCGAGTTTCAACAGCCTACGATTTCGGAGGCATGGCAATCGCTGATGAGGTGCGGTGTTCGACGTGTGACCGTCGCGCCGCTCCTGCTTTTTTCGGCGGGCCACGCCAAGGGCGATATTCCTGGGGAGGTCGCTGCTGCTCAGGCTGTCACGGCCGCTAGTGAAACGGTTCGTGTCAGTTATGCCCGTCCCATTTCTCGCCAGGCGGCGATGATCGGTATCGTTCGCGATCGACTGCGGGAAACTCTGCAGAACTCAGCAGACACCATGCACGCTGGCGGACGGACTGCGATTGTTATGGTTGGTCGCGGGAGTCGAGATGTGTGTGCGAGTGCGGATATGCAGCTGCTCAGCGAGGTTGCGGTTCGGGGATATGATGCTCAAACTCAGCGATCGCTCGCCCGTGAATTTGGGATTTCATCGCGTGGCCTGTTCACCACGTTCTATGCGATGGCCGAACCGTGTTTGACTGACACGCTCAACGCCGTCGCCACATCGGGACAGTTCGACCGCATTGTTGTCCAACCGCATCTATTGTTTGCCGGCCGGTTGTACGACGCGATCTCGGCGCAGACTCATCGTGTTGCGGTTGCCAATGCAGCAGTTCGATTCGAAGTGTCGGCGTACCTCGGCCCGAGTGCAGGAGTCGCGAGTGCCATCGCGGCTCGCATTCGGGAGGCTCAATAG
- a CDS encoding heavy-metal-associated domain-containing protein: MKSIVYAVAGVAALGIMIALIVAPNGAPESPASAAPATAVSASPAVLTEAGTLTLEVPSMHCQFACYPRVKETLENSDGVSEVTLVEQPDPETLTVKKVVVQYDAGFDVEKALASLKQEGFGDAARVQ, translated from the coding sequence ATGAAATCGATTGTTTACGCTGTTGCTGGTGTTGCCGCCCTGGGAATCATGATCGCCCTGATCGTAGCCCCCAACGGAGCACCTGAATCGCCCGCGTCGGCTGCTCCGGCGACTGCTGTTTCGGCATCCCCAGCGGTGCTCACCGAAGCGGGCACCTTGACATTGGAAGTGCCCAGCATGCATTGCCAATTTGCTTGTTACCCCCGGGTTAAAGAGACTTTGGAAAACAGTGACGGGGTGAGCGAAGTGACCCTTGTTGAGCAGCCCGACCCCGAAACGCTGACCGTGAAAAAGGTAGTCGTTCAATACGATGCTGGTTTCGATGTGGAAAAGGCGCTTGCTAGTTTAAAGCAGGAAGGCTTCGGCGACGCTGCCCGCGTTCAGTAA
- a CDS encoding S41 family peptidase, producing MLPRNLTIICIAFVISMACHTLQQRTKTALVIGEALSLIDRYYVEPVDDRELVLAALSGMTSKLDQHSEFIPPVAYDAFRDSIHQEFAGIGIYVDQPDPKGPVRVITPLVGSPALAAGVLPGDEIIEVDGKGVTTLDIREVSDQLRGPVGTEVALTLRRGDEEIETKITRASIQMESVIGDHRDENNAWVYRLEDHPRVAYVRLTSFGDRTVGDLERILKELDNDFDALVLDLRGNGGGLLHAAVAVADMFLDAGKIVSTKTRGGVLEEVNVATPGTLVDKNIPMAILIDHDSASASEIVAAALQDHGRVMVGGTRSFGKGTVQNVLPLEYGRSALKLTVAKYFRPSDENIHRGKDDDENDVWGVTPDAGLTVEMEPENLQRLMLLWQAASYPSLKGIERGGLFPNTAADDASETAGSDPATEDGAAVDTIWDLDGPLVRVVEHMLPQTGDGKPNHPPEEDEVPASESAGSAGR from the coding sequence ATGCTACCTCGCAACCTGACGATTATCTGTATCGCGTTTGTCATCTCGATGGCGTGCCACACCCTGCAACAGCGCACCAAGACGGCGCTGGTGATCGGTGAGGCTTTATCACTGATTGACCGTTACTATGTCGAACCGGTCGATGATCGTGAGTTGGTCTTGGCAGCGCTCTCGGGCATGACTTCCAAGCTCGATCAGCACAGTGAATTCATCCCACCGGTCGCATACGATGCTTTCCGGGACAGTATTCATCAGGAATTCGCTGGAATCGGAATCTACGTTGATCAACCCGATCCGAAAGGCCCGGTGCGAGTGATCACGCCGCTGGTTGGCTCACCGGCCCTCGCAGCTGGCGTGCTGCCCGGGGATGAGATTATCGAAGTCGATGGAAAAGGCGTCACGACTTTGGATATTCGCGAGGTCAGCGATCAATTGCGTGGTCCGGTCGGGACCGAGGTCGCGTTGACTCTGCGGCGTGGCGACGAAGAAATCGAGACCAAGATCACTCGTGCGTCGATCCAAATGGAATCCGTCATCGGCGACCATCGTGATGAAAACAATGCCTGGGTGTATCGCCTGGAAGACCATCCACGGGTCGCCTACGTGCGTTTGACGAGCTTCGGTGACCGCACCGTGGGCGATCTCGAACGCATTCTCAAGGAGCTCGATAACGACTTTGACGCCCTGGTACTGGACCTGCGCGGCAATGGTGGTGGATTGCTCCACGCGGCCGTTGCCGTCGCTGACATGTTCTTGGATGCTGGGAAAATCGTGTCGACGAAGACTCGTGGCGGTGTGCTCGAGGAGGTCAATGTCGCGACGCCTGGTACGCTGGTCGACAAAAATATTCCCATGGCAATTTTGATTGACCATGATTCAGCCAGTGCCAGCGAGATCGTTGCCGCGGCCCTCCAGGACCACGGTCGCGTGATGGTGGGCGGGACGCGTAGTTTCGGCAAAGGCACCGTGCAGAATGTGTTGCCGTTGGAGTACGGACGCAGCGCCCTCAAATTGACCGTTGCTAAGTATTTTCGCCCGAGCGATGAGAATATTCACCGAGGCAAAGATGACGACGAAAATGATGTGTGGGGTGTGACACCGGATGCGGGGCTGACCGTCGAGATGGAACCCGAGAATCTGCAACGTTTAATGTTGCTGTGGCAGGCGGCGTCGTACCCTTCACTGAAAGGGATCGAGCGTGGCGGCCTCTTCCCAAACACTGCCGCCGACGATGCGAGCGAGACCGCTGGATCGGACCCAGCGACCGAGGACGGGGCTGCGGTAGACACGATCTGGGACCTTGACGGTCCGCTCGTTCGGGTGGTCGAACACATGCTTCCCCAGACCGGTGATGGCAAACCGAACCATCCGCCCGAAGAGGACGAAGTACCCGCTTCCGAATCGGCTGGTTCGGCAGGCCGATGA
- a CDS encoding PVC-type heme-binding CxxCH protein produces the protein MIPPSASPLTAFFVGFALLLSPPMAGAQQSLSSVQIGAAEPVSPASWYGEGVRPTEPQSPDDERAGFHLPAGFEVRLFAAEPEIAKPMNMAFDDRGRMWVTDSFEYPYPVRDSKTPTDSVRILEDTDGDGRADRSTVFADGLNIPIGVLPYGEGCLCFSIPNIYYLRDTDGDDVCDQRDIVLGPFDTTRDTHGMVNSLRMGDDGWIYANHGFNNQSTVAGADGHKIVMHSGNTFRFRPDGSRVEHVTWGQVNPFGRTHDDWGNDFTADCHSKPISELVRGGHYPSFGKPDDGLGMIPPMMDHLHGSTAISGLVFVPESLGIAALANHMLSGNVMTSRINRNAVTYDGATAVAHELPDFLTSDDPWFRPVDIQLGPDGCLYVADFYNRIIGHYEVPLDHPGRDRHRGRIWQIRSLNAPPEKLATLSATAEIARAWNAANPTVRRLALQHAIEHATDALDNEAKEIIRSSGDASQRARISATWYLQQRELLDADLLEQLTGDPAAMVRTHGCRAMSDLLAPRSAVSSQLDVAAMFDLAVAKLGDDNAHVRCAAAAALGRSHRSEAIVPLLETLAQVGANDPIQRQTIRIALRDIIQSQDDFDSSLRGLTESMTNDQKRELAEIALAVTTPVAADLLVMHLSESDLGTSESLPMMQHIIEQASPDRADDVVDLAKQISADQPGVQHTLADALLDACGKRGEGVPSRLRAWLDELIQLDIDQVKLRLHQGQPLAIMWHDDSGEAWPPQIRQNADSGQPLNMLSSFPLGETHTGQLVSSPFECPTEISFRIAGHNRRPDVEDSHLNRFELVDANTGQVLHRAFPPRDDAAVLIKWDCRAAQSTSVILRCIDGDAGTAYAWIAVGAFQPAWLWETDDSLDRILTMLVRYRMLDQRADLLELLALLSKDRHNRTRVAAAIAELDGHQPLARLLQRALELGVDLPLVDDWISLAAGGETLDELEHTAKFAKHLTAAQQTLLAISLASDIQTVPILIQLIEDGSLAPDVLLEKTVWEPMQTIADANLMARAEVIRLKAKPFDAAREQAINRMGDRLIDFRGDSELGRTLFTKHCAVCHQLAGQGELVGPQLDGVGSRNVQRLLEDITVPDRNVDRAFRTSTFLTEDGAVINGLIRDENDARVLVVTPDGKVQNLPLSEIELRREATTSLMPSNLHQTLGEDAIVEIVQYLRNAASQN, from the coding sequence ATGATCCCACCTTCAGCCTCGCCCCTCACCGCGTTTTTCGTTGGGTTCGCTTTGCTCCTTTCGCCGCCGATGGCCGGGGCGCAGCAATCTCTGTCGAGCGTTCAGATTGGCGCAGCTGAACCGGTGTCTCCAGCGAGTTGGTACGGGGAGGGAGTTCGGCCCACCGAACCGCAATCACCGGACGATGAGCGAGCTGGGTTCCATCTTCCTGCGGGATTCGAGGTTCGGCTGTTCGCTGCTGAGCCTGAGATCGCCAAACCCATGAACATGGCGTTTGATGATCGTGGCAGGATGTGGGTCACCGACAGCTTTGAATATCCCTATCCGGTGCGGGATAGCAAAACGCCCACTGATTCAGTGCGCATCCTCGAGGACACCGATGGGGACGGCCGAGCTGACCGTTCAACTGTATTTGCTGACGGATTGAACATTCCCATCGGTGTGCTGCCTTATGGGGAAGGCTGCCTTTGTTTTAGCATCCCAAACATCTACTACCTGCGCGACACCGACGGTGATGACGTCTGTGATCAACGTGACATCGTGCTCGGGCCGTTTGATACCACGCGAGATACCCACGGTATGGTGAATTCCCTGCGGATGGGTGACGACGGCTGGATCTATGCGAACCACGGTTTTAACAATCAGTCGACAGTTGCGGGGGCAGACGGGCACAAAATCGTCATGCACTCGGGCAATACCTTTCGGTTCCGGCCCGATGGCTCGCGGGTTGAACATGTTACCTGGGGACAGGTCAATCCGTTTGGCCGAACGCACGACGACTGGGGCAATGATTTCACGGCAGACTGTCATAGCAAACCGATCAGCGAGCTGGTCCGCGGTGGCCACTATCCGAGTTTTGGAAAGCCTGATGATGGCTTGGGCATGATTCCACCGATGATGGATCATCTGCACGGCAGTACTGCCATCTCAGGACTCGTGTTTGTACCGGAGTCGCTGGGCATTGCTGCCCTTGCTAACCACATGCTCAGCGGCAACGTGATGACATCGCGGATCAACCGCAACGCGGTAACTTACGATGGTGCGACGGCGGTAGCGCACGAGCTGCCTGACTTTCTCACCAGTGACGATCCATGGTTTCGGCCAGTCGACATCCAGCTCGGCCCGGATGGTTGCCTCTATGTAGCCGATTTTTACAATCGCATCATCGGACATTATGAGGTGCCTCTGGACCATCCTGGACGCGACCGTCATCGGGGGCGAATCTGGCAGATCCGATCGCTGAACGCGCCGCCAGAAAAGCTAGCAACTCTGTCCGCCACAGCAGAGATTGCTCGAGCGTGGAATGCTGCCAATCCGACGGTGCGTCGTCTGGCTTTACAACACGCCATCGAGCATGCGACGGATGCCCTCGATAATGAAGCAAAAGAAATCATCCGTTCTTCGGGGGACGCGAGTCAGCGTGCGCGCATCTCTGCAACCTGGTATCTACAACAACGCGAGTTGCTCGATGCCGATTTACTTGAGCAGCTCACCGGCGACCCGGCGGCGATGGTGCGAACCCACGGTTGCCGGGCGATGTCAGATTTACTCGCGCCTCGATCAGCGGTTTCGAGTCAGCTCGATGTAGCCGCGATGTTTGACCTCGCCGTAGCTAAACTCGGCGACGACAATGCGCACGTGCGCTGCGCGGCCGCCGCGGCGCTCGGTCGAAGTCATCGCAGCGAAGCAATCGTCCCATTGCTCGAGACCCTCGCCCAGGTCGGTGCGAACGATCCGATTCAGCGACAGACGATTCGCATTGCGCTGCGCGACATCATTCAATCGCAGGACGATTTCGATTCGTCACTGCGGGGACTGACTGAATCGATGACCAACGATCAAAAACGAGAGCTCGCTGAGATTGCGTTAGCGGTCACCACGCCGGTTGCCGCTGATTTGCTTGTCATGCATCTGTCCGAGAGTGACCTGGGCACATCGGAATCGTTACCGATGATGCAGCACATCATTGAGCAGGCGTCCCCGGATCGCGCCGATGATGTGGTCGATCTGGCCAAACAGATATCCGCTGATCAACCAGGCGTGCAGCACACTCTGGCAGACGCTCTCCTGGACGCCTGTGGCAAGCGAGGAGAGGGCGTGCCGTCGCGTTTGAGAGCATGGTTGGACGAACTCATTCAGTTAGATATCGATCAAGTCAAATTACGACTCCATCAGGGTCAGCCACTCGCGATCATGTGGCATGACGACAGTGGAGAGGCATGGCCGCCTCAAATTCGTCAAAACGCTGATAGCGGGCAACCGCTCAACATGCTCAGCTCGTTTCCATTGGGAGAGACGCATACCGGTCAATTGGTGAGCAGTCCCTTTGAATGTCCGACGGAAATATCATTTCGCATCGCTGGCCACAATCGACGGCCCGATGTGGAGGATAGTCATCTCAATCGTTTTGAACTGGTGGATGCGAACACAGGGCAGGTCCTCCATCGAGCATTCCCACCGCGCGATGATGCAGCAGTTCTCATCAAGTGGGACTGCCGAGCCGCGCAAAGCACCTCGGTCATTTTACGCTGTATCGATGGCGATGCTGGGACAGCCTACGCATGGATTGCGGTCGGAGCGTTCCAGCCCGCGTGGCTCTGGGAGACAGACGATTCATTGGACCGAATCCTCACGATGCTTGTGCGGTATCGAATGCTCGATCAACGCGCCGACCTGCTCGAATTGCTAGCCCTGCTGTCGAAGGATCGGCACAATCGAACTCGCGTTGCCGCGGCGATTGCAGAACTCGATGGACATCAACCACTCGCCCGGCTCCTACAGCGAGCATTGGAGTTGGGAGTGGATTTGCCACTTGTCGACGATTGGATTTCTCTGGCGGCAGGGGGGGAAACGCTGGATGAGTTGGAGCATACCGCGAAGTTCGCCAAGCACCTCACGGCCGCCCAACAGACGCTGCTAGCGATCTCATTGGCCAGTGACATTCAAACTGTCCCGATTTTGATCCAGCTGATTGAGGACGGTTCGCTGGCACCAGACGTGTTGCTAGAGAAGACCGTTTGGGAACCAATGCAAACCATCGCTGATGCCAATTTGATGGCCCGTGCAGAAGTGATCCGTTTGAAAGCGAAACCGTTCGATGCCGCTCGAGAACAAGCGATAAACAGGATGGGTGATCGCCTGATCGATTTCCGAGGAGACAGCGAGTTAGGGCGAACGCTGTTCACCAAACATTGTGCAGTGTGCCATCAACTTGCGGGGCAAGGTGAACTGGTCGGCCCGCAACTCGATGGCGTCGGCAGCCGAAATGTGCAGCGATTGCTTGAAGATATCACGGTGCCTGATCGAAATGTTGACAGAGCATTTCGGACGTCCACGTTCTTGACCGAGGACGGTGCCGTTATCAATGGTCTCATACGTGACGAGAACGATGCACGTGTATTGGTTGTTACCCCCGATGGAAAGGTGCAGAACCTGCCGCTCAGCGAGATTGAGTTGCGCCGTGAGGCGACAACCTCACTCATGCCGAGTAATTTGCATCAAACGCTGGGGGAGGATGCCATCGTGGAAATCGTTCAGTATCTACGAAACGCTGCTTCCCAGAACTGA
- a CDS encoding glycine C-acetyltransferase produces the protein MYGKFQAHLASELSQIREAGLYKSERTIQSPQDMHIRVGDDREVLNLCANNYLGLSEHPAIAAAAAEGLQKWGYGLSSVRFICGTQAIHKQLELRLSEFLGTEDTILYTSCFDANGGLFETMLNDQDAVISDELNHASIIDGIRLCKAKRFRYRNNDLADLEAKLKEAASARFRMIATDGVFSMDGTIANLPGICDLADRYDALVMVDDSHSVGFMGPHGRGTHEHHHVMDRVDIITGTLGKALGGASGGYTSGRREIIELLRQRSRPYLFSNSVAPPIVAGSLAAIDLLTESTDLRDRLAENTAFFRDGLEQAGFDLVPGEHPIVPIMLGDAGLAVRMADLMLAKGVYVIGFSYPVVPMGKARIRTQVSAAHTREDLSFAIEKFTEAKSELAMG, from the coding sequence ATGTACGGAAAATTTCAAGCGCACCTGGCCAGTGAACTCAGCCAAATTCGCGAGGCTGGTCTTTATAAGTCCGAAAGAACGATTCAATCGCCGCAGGATATGCACATCCGAGTAGGTGATGATCGTGAGGTGCTTAATTTATGCGCGAATAACTATCTCGGGCTTTCCGAACATCCCGCGATCGCAGCAGCAGCTGCTGAGGGGCTGCAAAAGTGGGGCTATGGCCTCTCTTCGGTGCGTTTTATCTGCGGCACCCAAGCGATTCACAAACAACTGGAACTACGGTTGAGCGAGTTCCTCGGTACGGAGGATACGATTCTTTACACATCTTGTTTCGATGCCAACGGCGGCTTGTTCGAAACAATGCTCAACGATCAAGACGCAGTCATCTCCGACGAACTCAATCACGCCTCGATCATTGATGGGATTCGGTTATGCAAAGCCAAACGCTTTCGTTACCGCAATAACGATTTAGCAGATCTCGAAGCGAAACTGAAGGAAGCTGCCTCGGCGAGGTTCCGAATGATCGCTACCGATGGTGTGTTTTCGATGGATGGCACCATTGCAAACCTACCTGGCATTTGTGATTTGGCCGACCGCTATGATGCACTTGTGATGGTGGATGATTCACACTCAGTGGGATTCATGGGGCCTCATGGCCGGGGGACTCATGAGCATCATCACGTCATGGATCGCGTTGATATCATTACGGGCACGCTCGGCAAGGCACTCGGCGGTGCCAGCGGCGGTTACACCAGTGGACGGCGTGAAATTATCGAACTGCTTCGTCAACGATCGCGTCCCTATCTGTTTTCCAATTCGGTCGCGCCTCCCATCGTGGCGGGATCGCTGGCTGCGATCGACCTGCTGACCGAATCGACTGACCTGCGTGATCGCTTAGCTGAGAATACCGCGTTTTTCCGTGACGGTTTGGAGCAGGCTGGTTTTGATCTCGTTCCTGGCGAGCATCCCATCGTGCCAATCATGCTCGGAGACGCGGGCTTAGCTGTCCGGATGGCGGACTTGATGCTGGCTAAAGGCGTTTACGTCATCGGATTTTCCTACCCGGTGGTGCCCATGGGGAAAGCGAGGATTCGGACGCAGGTTTCGGCGGCGCATACTCGTGAGGACTTGAGCTTTGCGATCGAGAAGTTCACCGAAGCGAAGAGTGAATTGGCGATGGGCTAA
- the cyaB gene encoding class IV adenylate cyclase translates to MFEIEQKYHVDDRESLMERLQAAGALMVSTQQNDDAYYNHPCRDFAQTGEALRVRRVDGVPLVTYKGKKRSGDVKAREELEWRLDPGDVDGQAMERLLTHLGFVKVTTVSKCRQTYHLGSNNDYLTITIDHVPALQVAGRGGLFAEVECVLASDAPTDAEIRVARARVTDTAATLGLTQSESRSYLRMVLET, encoded by the coding sequence ATGTTTGAGATTGAACAGAAATACCATGTCGACGACCGCGAGTCGTTGATGGAGAGACTCCAGGCAGCGGGAGCGCTCATGGTTTCCACGCAGCAAAATGATGATGCGTACTACAATCATCCCTGTCGCGATTTCGCACAAACCGGGGAAGCACTTCGGGTGCGGCGTGTCGATGGCGTTCCCCTGGTGACATATAAGGGGAAGAAACGATCGGGTGACGTGAAAGCGCGGGAAGAGCTCGAATGGCGACTCGATCCAGGGGACGTCGACGGGCAGGCCATGGAGCGACTGCTCACGCATCTTGGCTTTGTCAAAGTGACCACGGTCAGCAAATGCCGGCAAACCTATCATCTTGGCAGCAACAATGATTATTTGACAATCACGATCGATCACGTACCCGCTCTACAAGTCGCTGGACGCGGCGGGCTATTTGCTGAGGTTGAGTGCGTCTTGGCGAGTGACGCACCCACCGACGCTGAAATTCGAGTTGCGCGAGCGCGAGTCACCGACACGGCAGCGACACTTGGACTGACGCAGTCCGAGTCGCGTAGCTACCTTCGGATGGTATTGGAAACTTAG